From Scatophagus argus isolate fScaArg1 chromosome 10, fScaArg1.pri, whole genome shotgun sequence, a single genomic window includes:
- the opn3 gene encoding opsin-3 encodes MNPANETRAERSTEHYIFAVGTYKLLAFTIGTIGVFGFCNNFVVIVLYCKFKRLRTPTNLLLVNISLSDLLVSLFGINFTFASCVKGRWIWNQATCIWDGFSNSLFGIVSIMTLAALAYERYIRVVHAQVVDFPWAWRVIGHIWLYSLAWTGAPLLGWNRYTLEIHQLGCSLDWASKDPNDASFILFFLLACFFVPVGIMIYCYGNILYTVQMLRSIQDLQTVQIIKILRYEKKVAVMFFLMISCFLLCWTPYAVVSMMEAFGRKSVISPTVAIIPSFFAKSSTAYNPLIYVFMSRKFRRCLLQLLCSRLSWLQHSLKERPLAPVERPIRPIVMSRACSARERPKKKVTFSSSSIVFIITSDDFRHLDVTSKARDSAEVNVIQVRPL; translated from the exons ATGAATCCTGCTAACGAAACCAGGGCCGAGAGAAGTAcagaacattacatttttgCAGTTGGCACCTACAAACTTCTTGCTTTTACCATCGGCACTATTGGAGTGTTCGGCTTCTGTAATAACTTTGTTGTCATCGTACTCTATTGCAAATTCAAGAGACTGCGGACGCCCACCAATTTGTTACTGGTCAACATAAGTTTGAGCGATTTGCTGGTTTCTCTCTTCGGAATAAACTTTACGTTTGCTTCGTGTGTCAAAGGCCGATGGATTTGGAACCAGGCAACATGCATCTGGGACGGCTTCAGCAACAGCTTATTTG GCATTGTTTCCATCATGACTTTGGCTGCACTGGCCTATGAGCGCTACATCCGGGTGGTCCATGCGCAGGTGGTGGACTTCCCCTGGGCGTGGCGGGTCATTGGTCACATCTGGCTGTACTCCCTGGCCTGGACAGGGGCTCCTCTGCTGGGGTGGAACCGCTACACGCTGGAGATCCACCAGCTTGGCTGCTCCCTGGACTGGGCATCTAAAGATCCAAATGACgcctccttcatcctcttcttcctcctggcCTGTTTCTTTGTGCCCGTGGGCATCATGATCTATTGCTATGGGAACATCCTCTATACAGTGCAAATG CTGCGCTCTATCCAGGACCTCCAGACAGTTCAGATCATCAAAATCTTGCGTTATGAGAAGAAGGTCGCTGTTATGTTTTTCCTGATgatttcctgcttcctgttgtgTTGGACACCATATGCTGTTGTGTCCATGATGGAGGCCTTTGGCAGGAAGAGCGTGATCTCTCCTACGGTGGCCATCATCCCCTCGTTCTTTGCCAAGTCCAGCACAGCTTACAACCCTCTCATCTATGTGTTCATGAGCAGAAAG TTCCGCCGCtgtttgctgcagctgctctgttcGCGGCTCTCTTGGCTGCAGCACAGTCTCAAAGAACGCCCACTTGCTCCAGTCGAGCGTCCCATCCGACCGATTGTCATGTCCAGGGCATGCAGCGCGAGGGAACGACCCAAGAAGAAGGTGACCTTCAGCTCCTCTTCCATCGTCTTCATCATTACCAGCGATGACTTCCGCCACCTGGATGTGACCTCCAAGGCCAGAGATTCAGCGGAGGTTAATGTCATTCAAGTGAGGCCATTGTGA
- the LOC124066235 gene encoding kynurenine 3-monooxygenase codes for MEESTGRSTRKKVVAVVGGGLVGALNACFFAKRGFDVQVFEAREDIRQAKIVKGRSINLALSHRGRQALKHVGMEEKIVSQGIPMHARMIHSLNGKQSPIPYGKKGQYILSVDRANLNKELLKEAETYPNAKLNFDHKLQDCNAETGLMTFVRSDGSTEQIKADLIVGCDGAFSAIRKQFLRRSRFNYSQTYIPHGYMELTMPPISGEFAMKPNYLHIWPRNTFMMIALPNLDKTFTCTLFMPFDDFEKITTGDEVIEFFQKYFSDAVPLIGVENLKRDYFRLPGQAMVSVKCTPYHIDDKCVLMGDAAHAVVPFYGQGMNAGFEDCIVFDEIMEQFSEDFSAVLPEYTRVRVPDDHAIADLAMYNYIEMRAHVNSRWFLFRKHLDNFFHFVMPKTIIPLYTMVTFTRTRYHEAVARWHWQNKVINRGLLLSATGAVFGATYLLIKNPPDINKLIIPAEKMWNRLMALRIQ; via the exons ATGGAGGAATCAACAGGCAGATCAACCAGGAAAAAAGTTGTAGCAGTGGTTGGCGGAGGTTTg GTTGGGGCACTGAATGCCTGCTTCTTTGCCAAAAGAGGCTTTGATGTGCAAGTGTTTGAAGCTCGGGAAG ATATCCGGCAAGCCAAAATTGTGAAAGGGAGAAGCATCAACCTGGCTTTGTCTCACAGGGGTCGGCAAGCGCTGAAACATGTTGGAATGGAAGAGAAG ATTGTTTCCCAGGGAATCCCCATGCATGCAAGAATGATACATTCGCTGAATGGGAAGCAGTCCCCGATCCCTTATGGCAAGAAAGGCCAG TACATCCTGTCAGTAGACCGAGCCAATCTAAACAAAGAGCTGCTAAAAG AGGCAGAGACGTATCCAAACGCAAAGTTGAACTTCGATCACAAGCTACAGGACTGTAATGCTGAAACAGGGCTAATGACCTTTGTCAG GTCAGATGGGTCCACGGAGCAAATCAAGGCAGACCTGATTGTAGGCTGTGATGGAGCTTTCTCTGCCATTCGCAAGCAATTCCTCCGTCGCAGCCGCTTCAACTACAGCCAGACCTACATCCCTCATGGCTACATGGAGCTCACCATGCCACCCATCAGTGGAGAG TTTGCCATGAAGCCTAATTATCTGCACATCTGGCCACGAAACACATTCATGATGATTGCCCTGCCCAACTTG GACAAGACATTTACCTGTACCCTGTTCATGCCCTTTGACGATTTTGAGAAGATCACCACAGGAGACGAAGTCATCGAGTTTTTCCAGAAATACTTCTCCGATGCTGTACCACTAATAGGAGT AGAAAATCTCAAGAGGGATTATTTCCGACTGCCTGGACAGGCCATGGTGTCTGTCAAGTGCACCCCATATCACATTGATGACAAATGTGTCCTTATGGGCGATGCAGCCCATGCAGTGGTGCCTTTCTATGGGCAGGGGATGAACGCT GGCTTTGAGGATTGCATTGTCTTTGATGAAATAATGGAGCAGTTCAGTGAGGATTTCA GTGCTGTACTACCTGAGTATACCAGAGTGCGAGTTCCAGATGACCATGCAATTGCAGACCTGGCCATGTACAACTACATCGAA ATGCGAGCCCATGTGAACTCGAGATGGTTCCTGTTTAGAAAACATCTTGATAACTTCTTCCACTTTGTCATGCCAAAGACAATAATTCCACTTTACACCATG GTGACTTTCACTAGGACACGGTACCATGAAGCTGTGGCGCGCTGGCACTGGCAAAACAAA GTGATAAACCGTGGCCTGCTGCTCAGTGCTACCGGAGCTGTTTTTGGAGCCACCTACTTGCTCATTAAAAATCCTCCTGATATCAACAAGCTCATCATCCCCGCTGAGAAAATGTGGAACAGACTCATGGCCCTCAGGATCCAGTGA